TTACTAAGGGGACCTCCCTATGTAATCTGGTGTTGAAATCTAGTGGGATGGCAACATGCAGAATAGATCCTTGACAAACGTCCTTCATCAAGTCTCAACAGATATCTTCCAATATGATATTTATTCCATCTAGAAACATGGAGAAGCTAAATCACACCATGGTGACACATTTCGTCATTAAAGGGATTTCTGATTACCCTGGGGTGCAGATTATTATCTTTATTGTGGTTCTGTTCCTTTATCTCATTGCTCTTGGTGGTAATATGACCATCTTTCTACTGACCTGCCTGGATCGTCATCTTCACACTCCCATGTACTTCTTCCTGGGTAATCTGTCCATCTTTGACATGATTTTTGCTACGATAACTCTACATTTtatctttgtttcttttataaaAGGTAATGGAGCTATTCCATATGTTACCTGCTTTACACAAAGCttttttattggatctttttctAGTAATGAAATTGTACTCCTTTCAGTTATGAGCTTTGACCGTTATGTAGCCATCTGTAACCCCTTACGGTATACAATGATCATGAACCCAAAGGTTTGTCTTTCGCTGGTTATTTTCTGTTGGGTTATAGGCTTCTTAGAAATCATGCCCTTTGTTATTTTACTGTCAGGTTTCTCCTGTTACAGATCAAATGTAATTAATCACTTCTTCTGTGACATTGTGCCAATCATGAAACTTTCCTGCAGTGACACTAGAGTTCTAGAGACCTTGTTCTTCTATGAAGGCATGATTCTTTTGAGTCTTATCCCCTTCCTTCTCAACTTCATATTCTACCTTCTTATTATTGTTACCATACTGAAGATCAGTTCAAACAGTGGGAAACGTAAAGCCTTCTACACATGTTCTTCTCACCTAACGGTTCTCCTTCTGCTCTACACAACCTTCATTCTCCAATACCAAAGGCCAATCACCGAGGACAGCCTGGATTATAATAAATTCTTTGCTCTCTTTAACACGGCTGCTCTTCCCATATTAAACCCATTTATTTACAGCATTAAAAATAAAGATGTGAAGTTGGCTTTCAGAAGAAGActgagat
This DNA window, taken from Pelobates fuscus isolate aPelFus1 chromosome 9, aPelFus1.pri, whole genome shotgun sequence, encodes the following:
- the LOC134573013 gene encoding olfactory receptor 6C3-like; the protein is MEKLNHTMVTHFVIKGISDYPGVQIIIFIVVLFLYLIALGGNMTIFLLTCLDRHLHTPMYFFLGNLSIFDMIFATITLHFIFVSFIKGNGAIPYVTCFTQSFFIGSFSSNEIVLLSVMSFDRYVAICNPLRYTMIMNPKVCLSLVIFCWVIGFLEIMPFVILLSGFSCYRSNVINHFFCDIVPIMKLSCSDTRVLETLFFYEGMILLSLIPFLLNFIFYLLIIVTILKISSNSGKRKAFYTCSSHLTVLLLLYTTFILQYQRPITEDSLDYNKFFALFNTAALPILNPFIYSIKNKDVKLAFRRRLR